The following proteins are encoded in a genomic region of Chaetodon auriga isolate fChaAug3 chromosome 8, fChaAug3.hap1, whole genome shotgun sequence:
- the setd2 gene encoding uncharacterized protein setd2 isoform X1 — protein MGEPCDLKHFVKEEGSGASLKVEGLSKAALIKSLSPRVMLSNHLLPKGTKMKVNLEDQGRQKVSFSFAQTKKPLQSLFFIPASSDKSVTESLPALSQSTLDKGGQNTDSKTEQKQTPMVPTSTAETHSQTPVFSATKLKTDLAKKHFKKQILSVSVTEEKPTSVVPEEPHSPELQVLQKSESVTEFPIPQPQNVVSVCLSENAHIEALETRVTRSLKKPAASSGKDGESSSSAEQDSKIYKRKTRSQSDNAPPGSESDGDSVQMSSSHKSVDSKSKTNSDSRSKEVKKSSCGSHVEEKEKSFSKRSENHERSSSYSKTDRDSRHTSSRSSRSDKDRRRTRSRSRSRSRGSRTSSSHSRSERSRGDRGSRSERSYYHDSDRRSHRSSPRRERRRSRSRTDRTRDSSDSEDDHRKTRTRTSDSSRSSAHSSSHKESKSSSYSKSEKASKPADSPHSSELDKRTQSSKFERTSKRLSDSDSQRKCSPDQDSSYRKSSSHHKSETNSKSSSSSMHTHPQTYEKRQKSSSSDSEADHKGISQASDKEENCKNPHRKTSRPDSKQLTPSRSSVKTTGHDRQSNDIFHNPGKVPPCANTTEMCSQSEKEKSDSQPGGNEHSNQDFKEMVACTDQSLQESASKRKEANSGLEVENENVSAITSNESLRHLNAALENLTNVKDSISSNNRPHVNSDAAVLKSCSSKDSIVCSQDKKVVDCSPGPKSLLDTSDPTVTHDVQQNTKPETVEVNMVSAVSKQVDTSVLLTSDSSGLESENQLTLEQQNMDTVKKSSSTTKKSRWDIVGQDTPESDNSQKILCAESKPTVKKVISVKKIEFSKENSQQDSDIKDTVQQEAETHSKLVKQIEIPKQEVSSDSTSTTDTYKDQSEPLQESTSVDHCDLKLSISQKTNTDEPLHINDTSQDGKAAKMQTWNGDESKDSAHKSKLSKRSALNQEALGGQSEVSDSDNSEYDSDCGEAIKRLHSVVVVPKNSSLTMDTQDTGALPCTLMNRSELQNANLAADVNISEVPKQRQGSPSTAFVETSGPCGGVNDSLNNSMLCQSQSNMIDSTSHSEGSSSISAQPYMAGHISAHGSATDLPHSLDNSRQCEQGHKQHNVSSRGERMHSHYRHDDFSSADNISDNVGFSLGWDFSQPEQPSSTYQQPDSSHGPQLMNTKLAGTSPKEQEHKQSNASWNHQSSDMQISRKTYLHVHEHYQDPAGEIHPDSLTNDHDDYSGDKPSNLHKTAVECSGNNTPGSSSFVQGHEISSNSRGSAVPDPPREDNFRPHRGRGPPKKRRPEIESDSDNEAEAGPASKRDRLGDTDVPKESHVKAELHRPSLTLQDFQDANKWKESSKSKKMPPYFDLIEENLYLTERKKSKSHRDIKRMQCECPVLPREERAKGVLACGEDCLNRLLMIECSSRCLNGVYCSNRRFQMKQHADFDVILTEDKGWGLRAAKDLAPNTFVLEYCGEVLDHKEFKTRVKEYARNKNIHYYFMSLKNNEIIDATLKGNCSRFMNHSCEPNCETQKWTVNGQLRVGFFTTKAVTAGTELTFDYQFQRYGKEAQKCFCGAPSCRGFLGGENRVSVRAAGGKMKKDRSRKSALTTVDEELEALLENGEGLYDEKQVVSLCRLMVRVETMEQKLICLKLIQDTQNPSCLKQFLDHHGLSLLWIFMVELSEAKGNSANNIKLQLEIMKTLAVLPISTKNMLEESRVLTFIQRWAQTKTLPQPVEMDGYSSENTSRAQTPLNTPDGSSTKLGPELDGDASKPAVYRRLKIISENSLDSALSDASKASDGKEEEEEDDEEEEEESSNAGLSDGKQLKADPVCEAEDPTKVTTEELVNEEKQEETEMNSSSQHQPQTEEEKEKMELNLEKEIEMKEDTSEGQTDDLEGPKDHSEEQESREEQTSQTVTEKAELEGDQLTDKALEPESQSIQTDVADLPPEQPSDNVEGQAEMQEAEKPPAGSEAQPGESTTDTAPSSENPEASMPSEVIATPVDPSLIGTPSQDEEEGVSDVESERSQEPQLSALDISGMAARLLESWKDLKEVYRIPKKSQVEKEANDRSRDRDTALTPRTTSGSREREREREKERERDRDRDYDRDRDRDWDRDRDRDRDRDRDRERDRISDKTPRSTERRRRRSASPPSSYERTTRRTEERFDPSNSSKTPRGGVGKERNKLSTEERRKLFEQEVAQREAQKQQQLQQQQQQQLQTMSYDPALAYASSPGFITYPPGYPIQTFVDPSNPNAGKVLLPTPSVEPTRTYEQTPPQRLISDLGLTSPSSTSQATPVSNLSQHINTTNLATGNPQQYAQPTVAPQDAGVAVLSVPAQTAPQVQGQQSYTTLWDPTTQQAVTVQTQPPQQYATAPAQAQTQTAIYYQGQPCQTIYSIPTAYPQANTPVIQAYTEPTASYLHGQPVYPGHQQGVVVQQGGTVTTIVTSQTVQQEMIVPNNVIDLPPPSPPKPKTIVLPPNWKVARDPEGKIYYYHIVTRQTQWDPPTWEGSSDNTSVDHESEMDLGTPTYDENPSKFSTKTAEADTSSELAKKSKETFRKEMSQFIVQCLNPYRKPDCKLGRISNTEDFKHLARKLTHGVMNKELKACNNPEDLECNENVKHKTKEYIKKYMQRFGSVYRPKEDTEVY, from the exons ATGGGGGAACCTTGTGACCTTAAGCACTTCGTAAA agaggaggggagtggTGCCTCG CTTAAGGTAGAGGGTCTATCCAAGGCAGCTCTAATCAAGAGCCTGTCTCCCAGAGTTATGCTATCCAACCATCTCCTGCCTAAAGGGACCAAGATGAAGGTCAACCTGGAGGATCAGGGTCGTCAGAAAGTGTCCTTCAGCTTCGCACAGACCAAGAAGCCACTGCAGAGCCTCTTCTTCATCCCTGCCAGCTCTGACAAGTCTGTCACTGAATCTCTCCCGGCCTTGTCACAGTCAACCTTAGACAAAGGAGGTCAGAATACAGACAGCAAAACTGAGCAAAAGCAGACACCCATGGTGCCAACATcaacagcagagacacattCTCAAACACCAGTCTTCTCTGCCACTAAACTGAAAACTGACTTAGCAAAGAAGCATTTCAAGAAGCAAATTTTGAGTGTCTCTGTGACTGAAGAGAAACCAACATCTGTTGTGCCGGAGGAGCCGCACTCTCCTGAATTACAGGTTCTGCAGAAATCAGAAAGTGTAACTGAATTCCCAATACCCCAGCCTCAGAATGTCGTCAGTGTCTGCCTCTCTGAGAATGCCCACATTGAGGCCTTGGAGACAAGGGTAACCCGTAGCCTCAAGAAgccagctgcttcctctggaaaagatggagagagttcCAGTAGTGCTGAGCAGGACAGTAAGATATACAAAAGGAAAACCAGGTCCCAGTCTGATAATGCTCCCCCTGGCTCAGAATCTGATGGAGATTCAGTCCAAATGTCTTCCAGTCACAAATCAGTTGACTCcaaaagtaaaacaaactcTGACAGCAGAAGCAAAGAGGTAAAAAAGTCTTCCTGTGGTTCACAtgtggaggaaaaggaaaaaagtttCTCAAAGCGGTCAGAGAATCATGAAAGGTCTTCTAGTTACTCCAAAACAGACCGTGATTCTAGACACACATCTTCACGCTCATCTCGATCAGACAAAGATCGCAGAAGAACCAGATCCAGATCACGGTCTAGATCGAGAGGGTCTAGAACAAGTTCATCTCACTCCAGATCAGAGAGATCCCGAGGTGACAGAGGATCACGCTCTGAAAGGTCATACTATCATGATTCTGATCGGAGATCACATAGGAGTTCTCCacgcagagagaggagacgttCTCGTTCTCGCACTGATAGAACTCGGGACAGTTCTGACTCTGAGGATGACCACAGAAAGACAAGGACAAGGACAAGTGACTCCAGCAGATCGTCTGCTCATTCAAGCTCACATAAAGAGTCAAAATCATCCTCCTACTCAAAATCTGAGAAAGCCTCCAAACCTGCAGATTCTCCTCACTCCTCAGAATTGGATAAAAGAACGCAATCGTCAAAGTTTGAAAGGACTTCAAAGCGACTATCAGACTCTGATTCCCAGCGTAAGTGCTCTCCTGATCAGGACTCCAGTTACCGTAAATCTAGCTCCCATCACAAGTCAGAGACCAACAGCAAATCCTCTTCTTCCAGTATGCATACCCACCCTCAGACATATGAAAAACGGCAAAAAAGCAGCTCTAGTGACTCTGAGGCCGATCATAAAGGAATATCACAAGCCTCTGACAAGGAGGAGAACTGTAAAAACCCCCACAGGAAAACCAGTAGGCCAGACTCAAAGCAGTTGACCCCTTCTAGATCTTCTGTGAAAACTACTGGACATGATAGACAATCAAATGACATATTTCACAACCCTGGCAAAGTTCCACCTTGTGCAAACACCACAGAAATGTGTTCTCagagtgaaaaggaaaaatctgATTCCCAACCAGGTGGAAATGAACACAGTAATCAGGATTTTAAGGAGATGGTCGCATGCACTGATCAGAGTTTGCAAGAATCTGCATCCAAGAGAAAAGAAGCTAATTCAGGTCTTGAAGTTGAGAATGAAAATGTCTCAGCTATAACCTCAAATGAAAGCCTAAGGCATTTAAATGCCGCCCTGGAAAACTTGACCAATGTGAAGGATAGCATTTCTTCTAATAACCGACCACATGTGAACTCagatgcagctgttttaaagtcATGCAGTAGTAAAGATAGTATAGTGTGCAGCCAGGACAAGAAAGTTGTCGACTGTTCACCAGGACCAAAGTCCTTACTTGATACATCAGATCCAACTGTTACACATGATGTCCAGCAGAACACTAAACCAGAGACTGTTGAGGTGAATATGGTTTCAGCGGTCAGCAAGCAGGTTGACACAAGTGTACTACTCACATCTGATTCATCAGGTCTTGAATCTGAGAATCAGCTGACACTTGAACAGCAAAATATGGATACTGTTAAAAAGAGCAGCAGTACTACCAAAAAGTCCCGATGGGATATTGTTGGGCAGGACACCCCAGAGAGTGATAATTCACAGAAGATACTTTGTGCAGAGAGTAAGCCCACTGTTAAAAAAGTGATCTCTGTCAAAAAGATTGAGTTTTCTAAAGAAAATAGCCAACAAGACTCTGACATTAAAGATACTGTTCAGCAAGAAGCTGAAACACATTCCAAACTGGTGAAGCAGATTGAGATCCCTAAGCAAGAAGTCAGCTCAGACAGTACATCCACGACCGATACATACAAAGACCAAAGTGAGCCTTTACAAGAAAGCACCAGCGTTGACCACTGTGACTTAAAACTGAGCATatctcagaaaacaaacacagatgagcCTTTGCACATAAATGATACATCCCAGGATGGCAAAGCTGCAAAGATGCAGACTTGGAATGGCGATGAATCCAAGGACAGTGCACACAAGAGCAAATTGAGTAAGAGAAGTGCACTAAATCAGGAAGCATTAGGAGGGCAAAGTGAGGTCAGTGATAGTGACAACTCGGAGTATGACTCTGATTGCGGCGAGGCTATAAAGCGATTACACTCTGTGGTTGTGGTGCCAAAGAATTCTTCCCTAACAATGGATACACAGGACACAGGAGCTTTGCCGTGCACTCTGATGAATAGATCAGAACTGCAGAATGCTAATTTAGCAGCTGATGTGAATATCAGTGAAGTCCCAAAACAAAGGCAGGGGAGTCCTTCCACTGCGTTTGTAGAGACCAGTGGTCCATGTGGTGGTGTGAATGATTCGCTCAATAACAGTATGCTGTGTCAATCCCAGAGTAATATGATTGACAGCACCAGTCACTCAGAGGgctccagctccatcagtgCCCAGCCTTACATGGCTGGTCATATCAGTGCCCATGGAAGTGCCACAGATCTTCCCCACAGCCTTGATAATTCCAGACAATGTGAGCAAGGGCACAAACAGCATAATGTTAGCAGCAGAGGTGAAAGGATGCACTCCCATTACCGACATGatgatttctccagtgctgaCAATATCAGTGACAACGTTGGATTCAGCCTGGGTTGGGATTTTTCGCAACCAGAACAGCCCAGTAGTACATACCAGCAGCCTGATAGCAGTCATGGGCCACAGTTAATGAACACTAAACTAGCAGGAACCTCTCCCAAGGAACAGGAGCACAAACAGAGTAATGCCTCGTGGAACCACCAATCCTCTGACATGCAGATCAGCAGAAAAACCTACCTCCATGTGCATGAACATTATCAGGATCCTGCAGGTGAAATCCATCCTGACTCCCTAACTAATGACCATGACGACTACAGTGGGGATAAACCTTCTAATCTTCATAAAACAGCTGTTGAATGCAGTGGCAATAACACTCCTGGGTCATCAAGCTTTGTACAAGGTCATGAAAtaagcagcaacagcaggggCTCTGCTGTTCCTGACCCCCCTAGAGAAGACAATTTTAGACCCCACAGAGGCCGAGGCCCTCCAAAGAAAAGGCGCCCTGAGATTGAGTCAGATTCAGACAATGAGGCAGAAGCTGGGCCTGCAAGCAAGAGGGACCGCCTAGGAGATACTGATGTCCCCAAGGAAAGTCATGTCAAAGCTGAGTTGCACCGTCCGTCACTCACTCTGCAGGACTTTCAAGATGCCAATAAATGGAAAGAGTCATCCAAGTCAAAGAAGATGCCCCCTTACTTTGACTTGATAGAGGAGAACCTCTACCTGACGGAGAG AAAGAAGAGCAAATCGCATCGAGATATCAAGAGAATGCAATGTGAGTGCCCAGTGCTGCCCAGAGAGGAGCGTGCAAAGGGAGTATTAGCGTGTGGGGAAGACTGTTTAAACCGGTTGCTGATGATTGAGTG ctcctCGCGGTGCCTGAATGGAGTCTACTGTTCTAATCGACGCTTTCAGATGAAGCAACATGCAGACTTTGATGTTATCCTCACAGAAGACAAGGGCTGGGGACTGCGGGCAGCTAAAGACTTGGCACC GAACACCTTTGTACTGGAATACTGTGGGGAGGTATTGGACCACAAGGAGTTCAAAACGAGGGTGAAAGAATATGCTCGCAATAAGAACATCCACTACTACTTCATGTCTCTAAAGAATAATGAG ATTATTGATGCAACACTGAAGGGCAATTGCTCTCGGTTTATGAACCATAGCTGCGAACCCAACTGTGAAACTCAAAAG TGGACTGTCAATGGCCAGCTTAGAGTTGGGTTCTTTACCACCAAGGCTGTCACTGCAGGAACTGAACTGACGTTTGATTACCAGTTCCAGAGATACGG CAAAGAAgcacagaaatgtttctgtggCGCACCCAGCTGCAGAGGTTTTCTTGGTGGGGAGAACAGAGTTAGTGTTCGGGCAGCTGGAGGCAAGATGAAGAAAGACCGCAGTCGAAAGAGCGCACTCACCACG GTTGATGAAGAGCTGGAGGCGTTATTGGAGAATGGAGAAGGCCTGTATGATGAGAAACAGGTggtgtctctctgcagactcaTGGTCCGAGTTGAAACCATGGAGCAGAAACTCATCTGCCTCAAGCTCATACAA GATACTCAGAATCCCTCATGCCTGAAGCAGTTCCTGGACCATCATGGATTGTCTTTGCTGTGGATTTTCATGGTGGAGCTCTCTGAAGCTAAAGGCAACAGTGCCAATAATATCAAACTGCAGTTAGAG ATTATGAAGACCTTGGCTGTGCTACCTATCTCTACTAAAAACATgttggaggagagcagagtcCTGACCTTCATTCAGCGATGGGCTCAGACAAAAACTCTCCCTCAGCCTGTTGAGATGGATGGCTACTCCAGTGAGAACACCTCCCGAGCTCAGACACCCCTCAACACTCCCGATGGTTCCTCCACCAAACTGGGACCAGAATTGGACGGTGACGCCTCCAAACCTGCTGTTTACCGCCGCCTTAAAAtcatcagtgaaaacagcctgGACAGTGCACTCTCTGATGCTAGCAAAGCATCTGatgggaaggaggaagaggaggaggatgatgaggaggaagaagaggaatcCTCAAATGCAGGACTTTCTGATGGCAAACAGTTGAAGGCAGACCCAGTGTGTGAAGCAGAAGATCCAACAAAAGTAACAACGGAAGAGTTGGTGAAcgaggagaaacaggaagagactgagATGAATTCAAGCAGTCAACACCAACCTcaaactgaggaggaaaaagaaaaaatggagtTGAATTTGGAGAAGGAAATTGAGATGAAAGAGGACACAAGTGAGGGTCAGACAGATGACCTTGAGGGGCCAAAAGACCATAGTGAAGAACAAGAGAGTAGGGAGGAGCAGACcagtcagacagtgacagaaaaggcTGAACTTGAAGGAGACCAACTCACCGATAAAGCTCTCGAGCCAGAGAGTCAGTCCATCCAAACGGATGTTGCTGATCTTCCACCTGAGCAGCCTTCAGACAATGTGGAAGGCCAGGCAGAGATGCAAGAGGCAGAGAAACCTCCTGCTGGCAGTGAGGCGCAACCTGGTGAATCTACCACTGATACTGCTCCAAGCTCTGAGAACCCAGAGGCCAGTATGCCCTCTGAGGTCATAGCGACCCCTGTGGACCCATCGCTTATAGGAACTCCATctcaggatgaagaggaaggtgTCTCAGATGTGGAGAGTGAGAGGAGTCAGGAGCCCCAACTCAGTGCTTTGGACATTAGTGGCATGGCTGCCAGGCTTCTAGAAAGCTGGAAGGATCTGAAG GAGGTGTACAGAATACCAAAGAAGAGTCAGGTGGAAAAGGAAGCAAATG ATCGCAGCCGAGATCGAGACACAGCTTTGACGCCACGCACCACGTCTGGTAGCCGAGAACgtgagagggagcgagagaaggagagggaacgCGACAGAGACCGAGATTATGACAGAGACAGGGATCGAGActgggacagggacagggacagggacagagacagagatcgTGACCGGGAACGTGATCGAATCTCTGACAAAACTCCACGCAGCACCGAGAGACGGAGGAGACGCTCCGCTTCGCCACCCTCATCCTATGAAAGGACCACCAGGCGCACAGAGGAACG GTTTGACCCATCTAACAGCAGCAAGACTCCAAGGGGAGGGGTTGGCAAGGAGCGCAACAAGCTGTCCACGGAGGAGCGCAGAAAGCTGTTTGAGCAGGAGGTTGCTCAACGtgaagctcagaaacaacaacagcttcagcagcagcagcagcagcagcttcagacgaTGTCTTATGACCCTGCTCTGGCCTATGCCTCCAGTCCTGGTTTCATCACCTACCCTCCTGGATATCCCATCCAGACCTTTGTGGATCCCTCCAACCCCAACGCAGGCAAAGTACTGCTACCTACTCCTTCTGTTGAACCCACCCGGACCTATGAACAGACGCCCCCCCAGCGTCTTATCTCGGACCTGGGACTGACCTCTCCATCCTCTACTTCCCAGGCCACTCCAGTCTCTAATCTCTCTCAGCACATCAACACCACCAACCTCGCCACTGGAAACCCTCAGCAGTATGCGCAGCCAACTGTAGCACCCCAGGACGCAGGCGTAGCTGTCCTCTCTGTACCAGCCCAGACGGCCCCTCAGGTGCAGGGCCAGCAGAGCTACACCACTCTCTGGGATCCCACTACTCAGCAGGCAGTGACTGTACAGACACAGCCTCCGCAGCAGTATGCCACAGCCCCAGCACAGGCGCAGACACAGACGGCCATCTATTACCAGGGCCAGCCATGTCAAACCATCTACAGCATCCCCACAGCCTACCCTCAAGCCAACACTCCCGTTATACAG GCGTACACTGAACCCACAGCCAGCTACCTACATGGCCAGCCTGTGTATCCTGGTCATCAGCAGGGAGTGGTGGTGCAGCAGGGAGGCACAGTCACCACCATTGTTACATCCCAAACTGTCCAACAG GAAATGATTGTACCCAACAATGTGATAGAcctgcctcctccctctccccccaaACCCAAAACTATCGTCCTACCTCCCAACTGGAAAGTGGCGCGGGACCCTGAAGGCAAGATCTATTACTACCACATAGTCACAAG acaaacacagtgggACCCTCCAACCTGGGAAGGAAGTAGCGACAACACTAGTGTGGACCATGAATCAGAGATGGACCTGGGAACACCCACCTATGATGAGAATCCTTCCAAG TTCtccacaaaaacagctgaagcaGACACATCCAGCGAACTGGCTAAAAAGAGTAAAGAGACGTTTCGCAAAGAG ATGTCCCAGTTCATAGTGCAATGTCTAAATCCTTATCGGAAGCCAGACTGCAAACTTGGACGCATCAGCAACACAGAAGATTTCAAACACCTGGCCAGAAAG CTAACTCACGGAGTCATGAATAAAGAGTTGAAAGCTTGCAACAATCCTGAGGACCTTGAGTGTAACGAGAATGTGAAGCACAAGACCAAGGAGTACATCAAGAAGTACATGCAGAGGTTCGGCTCTGTGTACAGGCCCAAGGAGGACACGGAGGTGTACTAG